The genomic region TGTATCAATCGAATTCGGGTTATCCATAAAGAAAAATTTTGCCCCGAAATTAAGGGCGAAAAGCGCAGGAAACATTAAGTGATAAGCTGCCCCGCAAAAGTCAGGCTTACATTTTAGTCCCTCAAATTCAAATTTATCTCCCAATTTATAACCATAGGCGCATTTGCCTTTGGCCTTAACCACTTCAACAAGCATCTTTTTTGGCTGAGGTCCTTTATAATCGGGGTCTTTAGGGATCTTTTCAACCTTTCTTTCTTTATCCAACACCTCTGCCTTAAATTCCAATTTTCCTCCGTCAGGACAGGTGGTAAGAATAGAGCGCTGATTTTCCATAAATGGGAAACGCGCGCCAAAACTTAAAGAATATATAGTAGGAAAAAGCGCATGAGCCAGCCCTAAGCAAAAATGCTTGGGCGGATGGGTAAAATCATCTAAGATAATTTCATCACCAATTTTGTATCCGTGATAGCAAACACCTTCTACCTTGGTAACAGTGAGTTTTAACTTGGGAAACGGCGTCTTTATCATAATCAACTAAGATTATAAACAAAACATTCGCGTCTACAATAAGCTTTTTGTTTCGTTTATCAATTCTTCCTCGCTAAGAAACTCCCCACTTTTTTCTACATTATGGACCAGTTGGACAAGTCTTTCATTAAGCAGGGCTTTTTGGCCCATTGATTCAGCAAGATTAACAAATTCTCCATTAATATAATCTATTTCTGAAAGCCGGTTTCTTTTAATACTTTGCAGTATCGAACCGTAAAGCGGTTTTTTGCTTAGATTAATCATTATATTGGAAAAAATCCCGGCCGCTTCCTCTGGCGGCAAAGAAATGAGTCCGGTAATCCGTTCTAATGGAAAATTGGGCAAAGCAGTCAATTTAATCCGGGCCTGATTTACCAAGCTCCAGCCTTCCCGCCAAATACCTAAGCTGATTTTACAAACAGAAATATTTTTGAATGTTTCCTGCATGCTTTTTCCTAAAATCGCAGGCAGACAGTTATTGGCATTCAAAAATAATTTCACCCACTTCATTGCTATTATGTCGTCGCTTAAAGGAGAAGAAAATACTTTAGAGGTAACCTTTTTAATCTTTTCTAACGCCCCATTTGCGGTTGGGGTTAACCGGCCTAAAATCCAATCGCCTTCAAAATTATGCACAATTTTACCCGGTCCCAGATAAGTTGCCCCGAACATCACTATGCTGGCGAACAAGTTATCCCTGCCGAGTTTGTTAGCAATGACCTCTTCAGCCCTGATCCCGTTCTGAACAGACAAGATGTTTGCATTTTTCAAATATGCGTAATTTTCCATAACAGTCTTTTCTAAATCCTGGGTCTTGGCAGCTAAGATAGCCAAATCAATGTTTTCATCGAGTTTTTCTTTAACCGGCAGCCTGACCGATAAACTGCCCCGGACACCTTCTATTCTTAAACCATCTTGGGAAATGACCGAAATCTGCCCTGGCCGGGCTATTAAAACCACCTGTTCATTTTTATCAGCAAGGTAACCCGCCGCCAAACTTCCAATCGCCCCTGCCCCGATAACCGCAATTTTCATCTCTATCTCTGTTAAATAATTCTTTAACGCAGATATTCGCAGATTAAACGCAGATGGTCGCAGATGATTTTAGGATTTATCTGCGTAAATCTGCGTTAGATTTGCGAGAATCTGCGTTTAATTAATCCAGTCCTGCCCCTTTTAAAAGCCCGTTTAAGTAACTGCGAAATACTTCCGGGACTTCCGACAGAAAGGCCTCAGCCAAATCCTGCTTTTGAACCTTATCGCTTTTTCTTCCGACAGCCAGTTCTTCGGCCCTTTTGATCACTACTTTTTCAGCAATATGCCGGTGGAAAAAAGGCAATTT from Candidatus Omnitrophota bacterium harbors:
- a CDS encoding TIGR04076 family protein, whose amino-acid sequence is MIKTPFPKLKLTVTKVEGVCYHGYKIGDEIILDDFTHPPKHFCLGLAHALFPTIYSLSFGARFPFMENQRSILTTCPDGGKLEFKAEVLDKERKVEKIPKDPDYKGPQPKKMLVEVVKAKGKCAYGYKLGDKFEFEGLKCKPDFCGAAYHLMFPALFALNFGAKFFFMDNPNSIDTVTCPDGGNIVFKITRKG
- a CDS encoding 2-dehydropantoate 2-reductase: MKIAVIGAGAIGSLAAGYLADKNEQVVLIARPGQISVISQDGLRIEGVRGSLSVRLPVKEKLDENIDLAILAAKTQDLEKTVMENYAYLKNANILSVQNGIRAEEVIANKLGRDNLFASIVMFGATYLGPGKIVHNFEGDWILGRLTPTANGALEKIKKVTSKVFSSPLSDDIIAMKWVKLFLNANNCLPAILGKSMQETFKNISVCKISLGIWREGWSLVNQARIKLTALPNFPLERITGLISLPPEEAAGIFSNIMINLSKKPLYGSILQSIKRNRLSEIDYINGEFVNLAESMGQKALLNERLVQLVHNVEKSGEFLSEEELINETKSLL